One region of Manis pentadactyla isolate mManPen7 chromosome 9, mManPen7.hap1, whole genome shotgun sequence genomic DNA includes:
- the LOC130684726 gene encoding olfactory receptor 56A3, which produces MTTQHNVTTSTEISDFLLNCFVRSPSWQLWLSLPLSLLFLLAMGANATLLVTIRMEASLHQPMYYLLSLLSMLDMVLCLTVIPKVLAIFWFDLRSISFSACFLQMYIMNSFLAMESCTFMVMAYDRYVAICHPLRYPSIINDQFVGKAAIFILARNVLLTMPIPILAAWLHYCRRNVIENCICANMSVSTLSCDDVTINRIYQFAGGWTLLGSDLILIFLSYTLILRAVLRLKAEGAVAKALSTCGSHFILILFFSTILLVFVLTHVAKKKVFPEVPALLNVLHHVIPAALNPIVYGVRTQEIKQGIQRLLRKAW; this is translated from the coding sequence ATGACCACACAACACAATGTCACCACCTCCACTGAGATTTCAGACTTCCTCCTGAATTGTTTTGTCAGGTCCCCCAGCTGGCAGCTCTGGCtgtccctgcccctcagcctcctcttcctcctggccaTGGGGGCCAATGCCACCCTCCTCGTCACCATCCGGATGGAGGCCTCTCTGCACCAGCCCATGTACTACCTGCTCAGCCTCCTCTCCATGCTGGACATGGTGCTCTGCCTCACCGTCATCCCCAAGGTCCTGGCCATCTTCTGGTTTGACCTCAGGTCCATTAGCTTCTCTGCCTGCTTCCTGCAGATGTACATCATGAACAGTTTCCTCGCCATGGAGTCCTGCACCTTCATggtcatggcctatgaccgctatgtggccatctgccacccactGAGGTACCCGTCGATCATCAATGACCAGTTTGTGGGTAAGGCTGCCATTTTTATTTTGGCCAGGAATGTCCTTCTCACAATGCCCATCCCAATTCTCGCAGCATGGCTCCATTACTGTAGGAGAAACGTCATTGAGAACTGCATCTGCGCCAATATGTCTGTGTCCACGCTCTCCTGTGATGATGTCACCATCAATCGCATCTACCAGTTTGCTGGAGGCTGGACTCTGCTAGGATCCGACCTCATCCTCATCTTCCTCTCCTACACCCTCATCCTGAGAGCTGTGCTGAGACTCAAGGCAGAGGGAGCTGTGGCCAAGGCCCTGAGCACGTGTGGCTCCCACTTCATCCTCATCCTCTTCTTCAGCACAATCCTGCTGGTCTTCGTCCTCACGCATGTGGCCAAGAAGAAGGTTTTCCCTGAGGTGCCGGCCCTGCTCAATGTCCTCCACCACGTCATCCCTGCAGCCCTCAACCCTATTGTTTATGGAGTGCGCACCCAGGAGATCAAGCAAGGAATCCAGAGGTTACTGAGGAAAGCGTGGTAG